The following proteins are encoded in a genomic region of Sorangiineae bacterium MSr12523:
- a CDS encoding RNA polymerase sigma factor, with product MAFAIDRTLLRRAVDGETSALNSLVQELRPHIERQLLRYPVADEDRRDLLQATLMQVIRRLGSFRGDSSFSTWLFRVTANEALMMMRSQRRHRARLVEGLDLEELGSLPASNDGEFAARGDIGAANSERDHRVRNALEELPEDYRNVVVAHYHMDLGLQEIADRFELSESAVRSRLHRARSRLRTMLEATPLAAEAREEAARARRARVSRPAAAAPAQAAEVVQEMAQEELVAAAAAAAMEAVASAEVVEAAPISTVAVNETADSEPAVPAPAASGPSLENAA from the coding sequence ATGGCATTTGCGATCGATCGCACCCTTCTCCGGCGCGCCGTCGACGGCGAGACGAGCGCCCTCAACTCGCTTGTACAGGAGCTACGGCCACACATCGAGCGGCAGCTTCTCCGCTATCCGGTGGCCGACGAGGATCGGCGCGATCTACTACAGGCAACGTTGATGCAAGTCATCCGACGTCTCGGCTCCTTCCGAGGCGATTCGAGCTTCTCGACATGGCTCTTTCGCGTCACCGCGAACGAAGCCCTCATGATGATGCGATCGCAGCGCCGACACCGCGCCCGACTGGTCGAAGGTCTCGACCTCGAAGAGCTCGGCTCTCTGCCGGCGTCCAACGATGGCGAATTCGCTGCCCGCGGCGACATCGGCGCGGCCAACAGCGAGCGCGATCATCGCGTGCGCAATGCCCTCGAAGAACTGCCCGAGGACTACCGCAACGTCGTCGTCGCGCACTACCACATGGATCTCGGTCTGCAGGAAATCGCCGACCGGTTCGAGCTGAGTGAGAGCGCGGTTCGTTCGCGCTTGCACCGCGCCCGCTCGCGGCTGCGCACCATGCTCGAGGCCACGCCGCTCGCTGCGGAGGCCCGTGAAGAGGCAGCGCGTGCGCGTCGCGCCCGTGTGAGCCGCCCGGCGGCAGCTGCACCCGCGCAAGCCGCCGAAGTGGTGCAAGAGATGGCGCAAGAAGAGTTGGTCGCTGCAGCGGCGGCGGCTGCGATGGAGGCCGTGGCATCGGCCGAAGTCGTCGAGGCGGCGCCCATCAGCACCGTCGCGGTCAACGAGACCGCCGATTCCGAGCCGGCCGTTCCGGCCCCGGCCGCCAGCGGCCCGTCGCTCGAGAACGCCGCTTAG
- a CDS encoding tetratricopeptide repeat protein has protein sequence MRSPQFWLSAILSLSLTTSFLASPDAFAAGVDPGKATPVQREQAQSRFLKGRKLYDSRDYAGAAEEFRASHDIVASPNSLLFLARSLRQKGDLVAAYVEFDKARVEAKELARDDTRYEKAGEAATIERDALASKLGFVVVDVQNPTEQTTLKIGGDSIRRAGWSEPAPVVPGTTTIEVETPGRAPVTTSVTVAAGQTEHTRLDAQSGTSTTVEAPAPAPAAHDDRSGLRTGAYIAGGVGAAGLITFVVAGLMNNRTYGSLEDACGKGPCPESKNDDISKGKTQQTIANIGLVVGLLGAGAGVTLFVLSQPKKGSSAQAPAAARTQVVLGATGISLRGSF, from the coding sequence ATGCGTTCTCCTCAGTTTTGGCTCTCCGCCATCCTTTCCCTCAGCCTAACGACGTCGTTTCTCGCGAGCCCTGATGCCTTCGCCGCCGGCGTGGACCCCGGCAAGGCGACGCCCGTGCAGCGCGAGCAGGCCCAATCGCGCTTTCTCAAAGGGCGAAAGCTCTACGATTCGCGCGACTATGCGGGCGCGGCGGAGGAATTTCGCGCATCGCACGACATCGTGGCGAGCCCAAATTCGCTACTTTTTCTCGCGCGGTCGCTGCGCCAGAAGGGCGATCTCGTGGCCGCGTACGTCGAATTCGACAAGGCGCGCGTCGAGGCGAAGGAGCTCGCCCGCGACGACACCCGCTACGAGAAGGCCGGCGAGGCGGCGACCATCGAGCGCGATGCCCTGGCGAGCAAGCTCGGGTTCGTCGTGGTCGACGTGCAGAATCCCACCGAGCAAACCACGCTAAAAATCGGCGGCGACAGCATTCGCCGCGCGGGGTGGAGCGAGCCCGCCCCCGTCGTCCCGGGCACGACCACCATCGAGGTGGAGACCCCCGGCCGCGCGCCCGTTACCACGTCGGTCACGGTGGCCGCCGGCCAGACGGAGCACACGCGCCTCGACGCGCAGAGCGGCACATCGACCACGGTGGAGGCCCCCGCCCCTGCCCCCGCGGCGCACGATGATCGCTCGGGCCTGCGAACCGGCGCATACATCGCAGGCGGCGTCGGCGCGGCCGGATTGATCACCTTCGTGGTGGCCGGCCTGATGAACAACCGTACCTACGGCAGCTTGGAAGATGCGTGCGGCAAGGGCCCCTGCCCCGAGTCGAAAAACGACGACATCAGCAAAGGGAAAACGCAGCAGACCATCGCCAACATCGGCTTGGTGGTCGGCCTCCTCGGCGCCGGCGCGGGCGTCACCCTCTTCGTCCTGAGCCAGCCAAAAAAGGGCAGCTCCGCACAAGCACCGGCAGCCGCGCGCACCCAAGTGGTCCTCGGCGCCACGGGCATCTCGTTGCGAGGCTCGTTTTGA
- a CDS encoding adenylosuccinate synthase, with product MSAVVVVGAQWGDEGKGKIVDIFTEHAEVVVRYAGGPNAGHTLVVGDDKVIVRLVPSGILRPHTRCVLGQGMAIDPTSLIGEIDELQRRGYAADGQLVVSERAHTILPYHILVDTLREQQADAIGTTKRGVGPCYEDKMARRGVPLGAFRDRARTEKLVRRAMEAWQPTVAALGGELPTLAKVMEGIDAVRDRIVPLLVDASELLEDALQAGKNVLFEGAQGALLDIDHGTYPYVTSSNSTAGGAATGTGVGPTRLGKVIGLVKAYSTRVGGGPFPTELNDETGERLRKIGAEFGSVTGRPRRTGWLDACAVRYAARVNGLDGLALTKLDVLTGLPEIKVCTGYRIRGVARTSFPLEDIELAEPIYETLPGWGQDISAARSIADLPPAAQRYIEFVERETRCKVVLISVGQRRDETILLEKIFG from the coding sequence ATGAGTGCTGTCGTTGTGGTTGGGGCGCAGTGGGGTGACGAGGGTAAGGGCAAAATCGTCGACATTTTCACCGAGCACGCCGAAGTCGTGGTGCGCTACGCAGGGGGTCCGAACGCGGGCCACACCCTGGTCGTAGGCGACGACAAAGTGATCGTGCGGCTGGTGCCGAGCGGCATCTTGCGGCCGCACACGCGCTGCGTTCTCGGGCAAGGCATGGCGATCGACCCGACTTCCCTCATCGGAGAGATCGACGAACTGCAGCGCCGCGGCTATGCGGCCGATGGGCAGCTAGTGGTCAGCGAGCGGGCTCATACGATCCTGCCGTACCACATCCTGGTCGACACGTTGCGCGAGCAACAAGCTGATGCCATCGGCACGACCAAGCGGGGTGTCGGTCCCTGTTACGAGGACAAGATGGCCCGCCGCGGCGTTCCGCTTGGGGCATTCCGCGATCGCGCCCGCACCGAGAAGCTCGTGCGTCGCGCGATGGAGGCCTGGCAGCCCACGGTCGCGGCGCTCGGTGGCGAGCTTCCGACCTTGGCGAAGGTGATGGAGGGCATCGACGCGGTTCGTGACCGCATCGTGCCGCTCCTGGTCGACGCCTCGGAGCTGCTGGAGGACGCTCTCCAGGCCGGCAAGAACGTGCTCTTCGAGGGCGCGCAGGGAGCCCTGCTGGACATCGACCACGGGACGTATCCCTACGTCACGTCGTCGAACTCGACGGCCGGCGGCGCGGCCACCGGTACGGGCGTCGGCCCGACCAGGCTTGGCAAGGTGATCGGCCTGGTCAAGGCGTACTCCACGCGCGTGGGCGGCGGACCGTTCCCCACGGAGCTCAACGACGAGACGGGTGAGCGCCTGCGAAAGATCGGGGCGGAGTTCGGCTCGGTCACCGGGCGGCCGCGCCGCACGGGCTGGCTCGACGCCTGCGCCGTCCGCTATGCGGCCCGCGTGAATGGGCTCGATGGCCTCGCGCTGACCAAGCTGGACGTGCTGACGGGCCTGCCGGAGATCAAGGTCTGCACGGGTTACCGCATCCGCGGCGTCGCGCGCACCTCCTTCCCGCTCGAGGACATCGAGTTGGCGGAGCCCATCTACGAGACGCTCCCCGGCTGGGGCCAGGACATCTCCGCGGCGCGCAGCATCGCGGACCTTCCGCCGGCGGCGCAGCGCTACATCGAATTCGTGGAGCGCGAGACCCGCTGCAAGGTGGTGCTCATCAGCGTCGGGCAGCGGCGGGACGAGACCATCCTCCTCGAAAAAATATTCGGCTAG
- a CDS encoding HAD-IA family hydrolase translates to MARRYAAPDAVLFDLDGTLIDSQADIAAACNHALETHDRARLPDSVIRSFVGDGARVLLSRAFGVKPDAPELESPLEAFHTYYRANPVVHTTLLPGARESLDAASGKKRILATNKPRETTLLILEALGILAEFDTVRGGGDGPLKPHPYTLLSALKEVDVEPSRAWMVGDGPQDVGAGKAAACAATIAVLEGFLPPARLYAAGPDVVLKSLHELPALLRDGVSS, encoded by the coding sequence ATGGCTCGCCGATACGCCGCCCCTGATGCCGTCCTGTTCGATCTGGACGGTACGTTGATTGATTCGCAGGCCGACATTGCCGCGGCCTGCAACCACGCCCTCGAGACGCACGATCGGGCCCGTTTGCCCGACAGCGTGATTCGGAGCTTCGTCGGAGATGGCGCGCGCGTATTGCTCTCGCGCGCGTTCGGCGTGAAGCCCGATGCACCCGAGCTGGAGTCGCCGCTCGAGGCATTTCACACGTATTACCGTGCGAACCCGGTGGTTCACACGACGCTCCTTCCGGGCGCGCGCGAGTCGCTCGACGCGGCCAGCGGGAAGAAGCGCATTCTGGCGACGAACAAGCCGCGCGAAACCACGCTTCTCATCCTGGAGGCGCTGGGCATTCTCGCGGAGTTCGACACCGTTCGCGGCGGCGGAGATGGTCCGCTCAAGCCGCACCCATACACCTTGCTTTCGGCGCTGAAAGAGGTGGACGTGGAGCCGTCGCGGGCCTGGATGGTCGGCGATGGCCCGCAAGACGTGGGCGCTGGAAAAGCGGCCGCCTGCGCCGCCACCATCGCAGTGCTCGAAGGCTTTTTGCCGCCGGCGCGCCTTTACGCGGCGGGTCCGGACGTCGTTCTCAAGTCGCTGCACGAACTCCCCGCGCTTTTGCGCGACGGCGTCTCGAGCTAG
- a CDS encoding tyrosine recombinase XerC — MDIEDALDGFIAHLRDERRASPHTVAAYRRDLSTLVTFFRERHEGKKANIEDVDVYLLRGWLGQLARTVTPNSMSRKLAALRTWMRWMRRRGILEKSPADELASPKVRKPLPTFVSVDAAKQVVESPDVSDAAGKRDAALLELLYGSGLRVSEASGLTLDQLDLPGATARVLGKGSKERYVPLGSKCVEALAAYLAVRRELRHRRTQYIDPHAVFVSTRGARLNVRAIERAVSKYGALGAGRADLFPHALRHTCATHLLEGGADLRAIQEILGHSSLSTTQRYTHVSMDHLMKVYDAAHPLARARKALRGSQETD; from the coding sequence ATGGACATCGAGGACGCGCTGGACGGCTTCATCGCGCACCTTCGGGACGAGCGGCGCGCGTCGCCGCATACCGTGGCGGCGTACCGGCGTGACCTGAGCACCTTGGTGACGTTTTTCCGAGAGCGGCACGAAGGAAAGAAGGCGAACATCGAGGACGTCGACGTCTACCTCCTGCGCGGCTGGCTCGGGCAGCTGGCGCGTACGGTGACGCCCAACTCCATGTCGCGGAAGCTTGCGGCCCTGCGCACGTGGATGCGGTGGATGCGACGGCGCGGCATCCTCGAGAAGAGCCCCGCCGACGAATTGGCCAGCCCCAAGGTGCGCAAGCCGCTGCCGACCTTCGTCTCCGTCGATGCGGCCAAGCAGGTCGTCGAGTCGCCCGACGTCTCGGACGCCGCGGGCAAGCGCGATGCAGCGCTTCTCGAGTTGCTCTACGGCTCCGGCCTCCGTGTCAGCGAAGCCTCGGGCCTCACCCTGGACCAGCTGGATTTACCGGGCGCGACCGCGCGCGTCCTCGGCAAGGGCTCGAAAGAGCGGTACGTGCCGCTCGGCAGCAAATGCGTGGAGGCCCTCGCCGCGTACCTGGCCGTGCGTCGCGAACTACGGCACCGCCGCACGCAGTACATCGATCCGCACGCCGTGTTCGTCAGCACGCGCGGCGCGAGGCTCAACGTGCGCGCGATTGAACGCGCCGTTTCCAAGTACGGCGCCCTGGGCGCCGGGCGAGCCGATCTGTTCCCGCATGCCCTGCGCCACACCTGCGCCACGCATCTTCTCGAGGGCGGCGCCGACTTGCGCGCCATCCAAGAGATCCTGGGCCACTCGTCGCTTTCCACCACGCAGCGGTACACGCACGTGTCGATGGACCACTTGATGAAGGTCTACGATGCCGCGCATCCGCTCGCCCGTGCGCGGAAGGCGCTTCGCGGGAGCCAGGAAACCGACTGA
- a CDS encoding tetratricopeptide repeat protein, with protein MKRTLALAVALFMALGFGGRPAHADTPPNPWDVAKNPQMRGTYEVHVRARERMIQTESLPLGRLERDKRYEEARAILEEAHAAESPDVRLRFDLGTVYESLNRHAQAAAVLEKALAMAPDHPAAEDAWLMLAYAYAHGNQPLKEREAYIRYLQRATYGSGRVTATLNLAEAEMRLGHLEEAIAGYREAIQLATLVPSAGDTGVLAVWGLAVALDRHGDTSGAMAEAKWATEIDHRRVIEDTVNVFFVPEYERLWYFGLREMALGRNGKNALESALHFRRAESMWAEYVDKADPADPWRARARIHRDSVKKEREEAEKRIKPGKKGAVEPLPHDEVTF; from the coding sequence ATGAAGCGCACCCTCGCTCTTGCGGTGGCCTTGTTCATGGCGCTCGGTTTCGGTGGCCGCCCGGCCCATGCCGATACGCCGCCCAATCCGTGGGACGTGGCGAAGAATCCGCAGATGCGCGGCACCTACGAGGTGCACGTGCGCGCGCGCGAGCGGATGATCCAGACCGAGTCGCTGCCGCTCGGCCGCCTCGAACGCGACAAGCGCTACGAGGAAGCTCGCGCCATCCTGGAGGAGGCCCACGCCGCGGAAAGCCCCGACGTGCGTCTGCGTTTCGATCTGGGCACGGTGTACGAGTCGCTCAACCGCCATGCGCAGGCGGCCGCCGTGCTGGAGAAGGCGCTGGCGATGGCGCCGGATCATCCTGCCGCCGAGGACGCGTGGCTGATGTTGGCGTACGCATACGCGCACGGCAACCAGCCGCTGAAGGAGCGCGAGGCGTACATCCGGTACCTACAGCGCGCGACCTACGGCTCCGGCCGGGTGACCGCCACCTTGAATCTCGCCGAGGCGGAGATGCGTCTCGGGCACCTCGAGGAGGCCATCGCCGGTTACCGGGAGGCCATTCAACTGGCCACCCTGGTACCCAGCGCAGGTGACACCGGGGTGCTCGCCGTGTGGGGCCTGGCCGTCGCCCTCGATCGACATGGCGACACGTCGGGCGCGATGGCCGAGGCCAAGTGGGCGACGGAGATCGACCATCGCCGTGTGATCGAGGACACCGTCAACGTCTTCTTCGTGCCGGAATACGAGCGCCTTTGGTACTTCGGCCTGCGCGAAATGGCACTGGGCCGCAACGGCAAGAACGCCCTCGAATCCGCGCTTCATTTCCGCCGCGCCGAGTCCATGTGGGCCGAATACGTCGACAAAGCCGATCCCGCCGACCCCTGGCGCGCCCGCGCCCGCATCCACCGCGACTCCGTTAAGAAAGAACGCGAAGAAGCCGAAAAGCGGATCAAACCGGGCAAAAAAGGCGCCGTCGAGCCCCTGCCGCACGACGAAGTGACGTTCTAA
- a CDS encoding sulfatase-like hydrolase/transferase, whose product MLLAWFKRLTVALAGGAAAAVLVAAMEARSCVSAGTGANAPRYADLFFADAAVLLPVALFVAAGLGVLMSFLEPDRPYSWREHLATLRAQPVLMRSRTAAISPLAVFVGLFWIVLIANLARQLFSRGAALEVGMELALAGMVLLAGLASVALSFVPPLRRVLATGAAKQPWLIDPVATGGLALLVSLAVLAAGISAGDTGGEGGGALGIFGVLKRSELDLRPVVDLLAISAGAYTAPIALARRKVSALRWLVAAVVAFAPLGITVREARALNDAPQVTRSIERNAPLGSIALAVSRKATDRDHDGASAYFGGGDCDDHDRTRSPLAIDIPGNGIDEDCSGSDTPLAPLASPVTTPASAEATKSATKTALPEGLNLVFITVDTLRPDLGFMGYDKPVTPNLDKLAEKGVIFDHAYSFASYTGKSLGPLLIGKYPSETLRNGSHFNSYEKGNVFIAERFQQAHIRTFGAASHWYFTPRSGLTQGMDEWDTSAKPATGQGDTDTSVTSKELSDAALKLLAKPENTSGRFFMWLHYFDPHAQYAAHEGAPNFVPEGTKSPSKINKGAYDGEVWFVDHHIGRVLDAIAAQPWGKRTAVVVTSDHGEAFGEHHMNWHGHEIWEVLVRVPLLVYVPGLTPHHVPVKRGAIDVVPTLLDIMHVEAPSGELSGQSMWDDLTAKPGATFAERDVYVDMPIGPYTGMRRAIIHGPTPGMKLIHFGGSNYSLFDLSSDPDEKEDLADDKSKFRPMLEALQAQRARMKEIDVKPEP is encoded by the coding sequence ATGCTTCTCGCTTGGTTCAAACGGCTCACCGTCGCGCTCGCGGGCGGGGCTGCTGCGGCCGTGCTGGTGGCGGCCATGGAGGCCCGATCGTGCGTCTCCGCGGGCACCGGCGCCAATGCTCCGCGCTACGCGGACCTGTTTTTCGCGGATGCGGCCGTCCTTTTGCCCGTCGCGCTGTTCGTGGCCGCGGGGCTTGGCGTGCTCATGTCCTTCCTCGAGCCGGATCGGCCGTACTCCTGGCGCGAGCACCTGGCGACCTTGCGCGCCCAGCCGGTGCTGATGCGCTCGCGCACGGCGGCCATCTCGCCGCTGGCGGTCTTCGTGGGCCTCTTCTGGATCGTGCTCATCGCCAATCTCGCGCGCCAGCTCTTTTCGCGTGGCGCCGCCCTCGAGGTGGGCATGGAGCTCGCGCTCGCGGGCATGGTCCTTCTCGCCGGCCTGGCATCGGTGGCGCTGTCGTTCGTGCCGCCGCTGCGACGGGTGCTGGCCACGGGGGCGGCGAAGCAACCATGGCTCATCGATCCGGTGGCCACCGGCGGGCTGGCGCTCCTCGTTTCCTTGGCGGTTCTGGCCGCCGGCATCTCGGCAGGTGACACCGGTGGGGAAGGAGGCGGCGCCCTGGGCATCTTCGGCGTGCTCAAACGCTCCGAACTGGACCTGCGTCCGGTCGTCGATCTTCTCGCCATCAGCGCGGGCGCCTACACCGCGCCCATCGCGCTCGCTCGGCGCAAGGTCAGCGCCCTTCGCTGGCTCGTCGCGGCCGTCGTGGCCTTCGCGCCGCTCGGTATCACCGTGCGCGAGGCGCGCGCCCTCAACGACGCGCCCCAGGTCACGCGCAGCATCGAGCGAAACGCGCCGCTCGGCAGCATCGCGCTCGCCGTCTCGCGCAAGGCCACCGATCGCGATCACGACGGCGCATCGGCCTACTTCGGCGGCGGCGACTGCGACGACCACGATCGCACACGATCACCGCTGGCCATCGACATCCCCGGCAACGGCATCGACGAGGACTGCTCCGGCAGCGACACCCCGCTGGCACCGCTGGCCTCGCCCGTGACCACACCGGCCAGCGCGGAGGCCACCAAGAGCGCCACCAAAACGGCGCTTCCCGAGGGCTTGAACCTCGTCTTCATCACCGTCGACACCTTGCGGCCCGATCTCGGATTCATGGGCTACGACAAGCCGGTCACGCCGAACTTGGACAAGCTGGCCGAAAAGGGCGTCATCTTCGACCACGCCTACTCCTTCGCCTCGTACACGGGAAAGAGCCTCGGCCCGCTTCTCATCGGCAAATACCCGAGCGAAACGCTTCGCAACGGCTCGCACTTCAACAGCTACGAGAAGGGCAACGTCTTCATCGCGGAGCGCTTCCAGCAGGCGCACATTCGTACCTTCGGCGCGGCGTCGCACTGGTACTTCACGCCGCGCAGCGGGCTCACTCAGGGCATGGACGAGTGGGATACGTCAGCCAAGCCCGCGACCGGGCAGGGCGACACCGACACGTCGGTCACCAGCAAGGAGCTGAGTGATGCGGCCCTCAAGCTTTTGGCCAAGCCGGAGAACACGTCAGGCCGCTTCTTCATGTGGCTTCACTACTTCGACCCGCACGCGCAGTACGCGGCGCACGAAGGCGCCCCCAATTTCGTGCCCGAGGGCACCAAGAGCCCGAGCAAGATCAACAAGGGCGCCTACGACGGCGAGGTGTGGTTCGTCGATCACCACATTGGGCGGGTACTCGATGCCATCGCCGCGCAGCCTTGGGGCAAGCGCACCGCCGTGGTGGTCACCTCCGATCACGGTGAAGCCTTCGGCGAGCACCATATGAACTGGCACGGTCACGAGATCTGGGAAGTGCTCGTTCGTGTGCCTCTTCTCGTCTACGTGCCGGGCCTCACACCGCACCACGTCCCGGTCAAGCGAGGTGCCATCGACGTGGTACCTACGCTGCTCGATATCATGCACGTCGAGGCGCCTTCGGGGGAGCTCTCGGGCCAGAGCATGTGGGACGATCTCACCGCAAAACCGGGGGCAACCTTCGCCGAGAGGGACGTGTATGTCGATATGCCCATCGGACCTTATACGGGCATGCGGCGGGCGATCATCCACGGACCGACGCCCGGGATGAAGTTGATTCACTTCGGTGGGAGCAACTACAGCCTCTTCGATCTGTCGTCCGATCCCGACGAAAAAGAGGATCTCGCCGACGACAAATCGAAGTTCCGCCCCATGCTCGAGGCCCTGCAAGCGCAGCGCGCCCGCATGAAGGAAATCGACGTCAAGCCCGAGCCCTAG
- a CDS encoding aminopeptidase P N-terminal domain-containing protein, whose amino-acid sequence MRENFRRRREDLFDRMTQERGEDAVAVVPAGQPQLRNNDTEHPFRQDSDFYYLTGFDEPDAVLVMATRERKTTMFVRPRDPERETWDGPRAGVEGAKSDYGADEAFPLAELDAHLIKLFQNQHRLYYRLGRNRTLDGRIFAAIERGMMRGRSPFYFPSEIVDLASLLHEQRLVKSEDDLASMRKALAITGEAHVKAMATARPGMNEAEIEGVLLETFRRRGAKRVAYQSIVGSGHNAAILHYVANDRVMQEGELLLIDAGCEYEYFASDVTRTFPISGTFSREQRAIYEVVLEAQLEAISACRVGATVDDVHKKSVAGITRGLVKLGLLSGEPEKLIEEEKHKPFFMHRTSHWLGMDVHDVGSYFVGGKPRPLAPGMVLTVEPGIYLSKDFANVGPEWRSIGVRIEDDILVTENGPVVLSEAIPKMPEDVERVCRG is encoded by the coding sequence ATGCGCGAGAATTTTCGTCGTCGCCGCGAGGACTTGTTCGACCGGATGACCCAGGAGCGGGGCGAGGACGCGGTGGCGGTGGTTCCCGCCGGGCAACCCCAATTGCGCAACAACGACACGGAGCACCCCTTTCGGCAGGACTCGGATTTTTACTACCTCACCGGTTTCGACGAGCCGGATGCCGTTCTGGTGATGGCCACGCGCGAGCGCAAGACGACGATGTTCGTGCGTCCGCGTGATCCCGAGCGCGAGACCTGGGATGGCCCGCGCGCCGGCGTCGAAGGCGCCAAGTCCGACTACGGCGCGGACGAGGCCTTTCCGTTGGCCGAGCTGGATGCCCATCTGATCAAACTGTTCCAGAATCAGCACCGTTTGTATTACCGCCTCGGGCGCAACCGCACCTTGGATGGCCGCATTTTCGCGGCAATCGAGCGCGGCATGATGCGCGGGCGCAGCCCGTTCTATTTTCCCAGCGAGATCGTGGACCTCGCCAGCTTGCTGCACGAGCAGCGCCTGGTGAAGAGCGAGGACGACCTCGCAAGCATGCGCAAGGCGCTGGCCATCACCGGCGAGGCCCACGTGAAGGCCATGGCGACGGCGCGGCCGGGGATGAACGAAGCGGAAATCGAGGGCGTGCTTCTCGAGACGTTTCGCCGGCGCGGGGCCAAGCGCGTGGCCTACCAGAGCATCGTGGGCTCGGGCCACAACGCGGCCATCCTCCATTACGTGGCGAACGATCGCGTCATGCAGGAAGGCGAGCTTTTGCTCATCGATGCCGGCTGCGAGTACGAATACTTCGCCAGCGATGTGACGCGTACCTTTCCGATCTCGGGCACCTTTTCGCGCGAGCAGCGGGCCATCTACGAGGTGGTGTTGGAGGCGCAGCTCGAGGCCATTTCGGCCTGCCGCGTGGGCGCGACGGTCGACGACGTGCACAAGAAAAGCGTGGCCGGCATCACACGGGGGCTGGTGAAGCTCGGGTTGCTCTCCGGCGAGCCGGAAAAGCTCATCGAGGAGGAGAAGCACAAGCCGTTCTTCATGCACCGCACCAGCCATTGGCTGGGCATGGACGTGCACGACGTGGGTTCCTACTTCGTCGGAGGCAAGCCGCGGCCGCTGGCCCCGGGCATGGTCCTCACCGTCGAACCAGGTATCTACCTATCGAAGGACTTCGCGAACGTCGGTCCCGAGTGGCGCTCCATCGGCGTGCGCATCGAGGACGACATCCTCGTCACCGAAAACGGTCCCGTGGTCCTGAGTGAAGCCATTCCCAAGATGCCCGAGGACGTGGAACGCGTTTGTAGGGGTTAG